Proteins encoded in a region of the Candidatus Moanabacter tarae genome:
- the hemE_1 gene encoding Uroporphyrinogen decarboxylase, with translation MTTKSENILPMTSRERVLAALQRKPVDRTPCCNPTSLATVELMDLVDAPFPQANREPEMMARLAATGHTELGFDTIMPVFSIIQESSALGCKIQWEQKDNWPTVRMREPIYLEPEDIKIPSDFLTHQDTRCVLESIRILRREFGDEVAIIGKTMGPWSLAYHCFGVEPFLLLSLDDPGRTMLCLDKLKKATIEFGVAQIEAGADALTLPDHATGDLVSGEYYERFLKDLHTEFVERIPIPLILHICGRTVDRMGFIAQTGMAAFHYDSKNKPNESMDAVRDGIALVGNINNPETLFSKGPEEVREEVTQNLEAGVQMIGPECAIPLQTSIENLKEIPISVKNWHQHHAA, from the coding sequence ATGACGACCAAATCCGAAAATATTCTCCCCATGACAAGTCGTGAGCGGGTGCTAGCCGCACTCCAGCGAAAACCCGTAGATCGTACACCATGTTGCAATCCGACTTCTTTGGCCACTGTTGAGTTAATGGATTTAGTCGATGCGCCATTCCCTCAGGCCAACAGGGAACCGGAAATGATGGCTCGATTAGCAGCAACCGGACATACCGAGTTGGGTTTCGATACGATAATGCCTGTCTTCTCGATAATCCAGGAATCTTCGGCCCTTGGCTGTAAAATTCAATGGGAGCAAAAGGACAATTGGCCCACTGTTAGGATGCGGGAGCCTATCTATTTAGAACCCGAAGATATAAAAATTCCTTCTGATTTTCTTACTCATCAGGATACTCGGTGCGTTCTAGAATCCATTCGAATTCTCCGTCGCGAGTTTGGTGATGAAGTTGCTATAATTGGGAAGACCATGGGACCTTGGTCGCTCGCTTACCACTGCTTTGGAGTGGAGCCTTTTCTTCTTCTCTCCCTAGACGATCCCGGCAGAACCATGCTATGTCTAGACAAATTAAAAAAGGCGACAATCGAGTTTGGGGTGGCCCAGATTGAAGCTGGTGCGGATGCCCTTACCCTGCCGGATCATGCCACAGGCGACCTGGTAAGTGGCGAATACTACGAACGCTTTCTTAAGGACTTGCACACCGAATTCGTCGAACGAATTCCGATTCCTCTTATCCTGCATATTTGCGGCCGAACCGTCGATCGAATGGGCTTCATCGCTCAGACTGGTATGGCTGCCTTTCATTATGATTCAAAGAACAAACCAAATGAATCAATGGATGCAGTTAGAGACGGAATCGCCTTGGTAGGGAACATCAATAACCCTGAAACCCTATTTTCAAAAGGACCAGAGGAAGTAAGAGAGGAAGTCACCCAGAATCTTGAAGCTGGAGTTCAAATGATTGGGCCTGAGTGTGCAATACCGCTACAAACCTCAATAGAAAATCTCAAAGAAATACCGATATCGGTAAAGAACTGGCACCAACACCATGCCGCCTAG
- the ahpE gene encoding Alkyl hydroperoxide reductase E yields the protein MALEPGQKAPEFNLNRKTAEGLEEISLFDNIGKRQTVLLFFPLAFTEVCTNEMCSVSSGISEYEALDAAVYAISVDSPFSQEGWAQANGITIPILSDFNKEVSLAYDVLYEDLIGFKGVSKRSAFVIGKDGIINYSWVTDDPHNLPPFDEVKTALSES from the coding sequence ATGGCATTAGAACCTGGACAAAAAGCACCTGAATTCAATCTCAATAGAAAAACAGCTGAAGGGCTTGAGGAAATCAGTCTATTCGATAATATCGGAAAAAGACAAACGGTTCTTCTATTCTTTCCGCTAGCTTTCACGGAGGTCTGCACTAACGAGATGTGCAGTGTTAGTAGTGGTATATCTGAATACGAAGCTCTCGATGCTGCCGTGTACGCAATTAGTGTCGATAGTCCTTTTTCACAAGAAGGTTGGGCTCAAGCGAATGGCATCACGATTCCTATTTTGAGCGATTTTAATAAGGAGGTCTCTTTGGCCTACGATGTTCTATATGAGGATTTAATCGGGTTTAAGGGAGTTTCTAAGCGTTCGGCCTTTGTAATTGGTAAAGATGGTATAATTAATTATAGCTGGGTGACGGATGATCCCCATAATTTGCCGCCTTTTGATGAGGTCAAGACTGCCTTATCCGAGTCATAA
- the lldR gene encoding Putative L-lactate dehydrogenase operon regulatory protein, with the protein METQQSSVQLTESGVLHDLQPVSRSSLSGEIVEQIVDLISREVLKSGERLPAERELCKRFGVGRTSLREALRSLTMMGVLDGQVGKGTFVCSNRNYLDRTLQWGFLFDRKTVQDLEETRLMLETQAAFLAAKRARPVDLEDIEVAFGGMENSTEQLESFLEYDLQYHMLIARATQNSIIGTLSRMTRGYLKEWIKSVLADPSTVEVQKRVQLTLMQHRRILDSLKSRNPGEAREAMSQHIISSSVDVRKHL; encoded by the coding sequence ATGGAAACACAACAGTCGTCAGTCCAATTAACGGAATCTGGGGTGTTGCACGATCTTCAACCGGTTTCCAGGTCTTCATTAAGCGGGGAAATTGTGGAACAGATCGTCGATCTGATCTCCCGTGAGGTTCTTAAGTCGGGTGAGAGATTGCCGGCTGAGAGAGAGTTGTGTAAGCGGTTTGGCGTTGGGAGAACTTCTTTGCGGGAAGCTCTAAGATCTCTTACAATGATGGGTGTCCTTGATGGCCAGGTTGGGAAGGGGACATTTGTATGTAGTAATAGAAACTATCTTGATAGGACCCTCCAATGGGGATTCCTGTTTGACCGGAAGACGGTCCAGGACCTCGAGGAAACCCGATTAATGCTAGAGACTCAGGCAGCATTTTTGGCTGCTAAGCGAGCAAGGCCTGTGGACCTAGAGGATATTGAGGTAGCCTTTGGAGGAATGGAGAATTCAACTGAACAGCTAGAAAGCTTCTTAGAGTACGATCTTCAGTATCACATGCTGATTGCGCGGGCCACTCAGAATTCGATAATTGGAACTCTTTCGCGGATGACGCGTGGCTATTTGAAAGAGTGGATTAAGAGTGTACTTGCGGATCCATCAACCGTAGAAGTTCAGAAACGAGTGCAGTTGACTCTCATGCAACATCGAAGGATCCTCGATTCCCTTAAGAGTAGAAATCCTGGGGAAGCACGGGAAGCTATGAGTCAGCATATTATTTCGAGCAGTGTAGATGTAAGGAAGCATCTTTAG
- the metH gene encoding Methionine synthase, with product MPEISDIENEFIRDEIEEFIERPDEIERTVSTFAKARPEMQTIAAALIDGDNHTVDQLTRKALDSGIAALEVMDFGLIAGMGIVGIKFRENFIFVPEVLACARAMKAGMTHIEPILSASGIEPVGTVVMGTVKGDLHDIGKNLCIMMLRGAGFVVHDLGVDTSFDEFMEAVEEHEARLMGMSALLTTTMPYMGTTIEAFIDEDIRDDVKIMVGGAPVTQEFADDMGADGYGKDALACVELAKSLLDEAARDTSL from the coding sequence ATGCCAGAAATCTCGGACATCGAAAACGAATTTATTCGTGACGAAATTGAAGAATTTATCGAGCGACCGGATGAAATTGAGAGGACTGTCAGCACTTTTGCTAAAGCGCGTCCCGAAATGCAAACAATAGCAGCTGCTCTTATCGACGGAGACAACCATACGGTTGATCAGTTAACCCGCAAAGCTCTAGACTCGGGAATCGCGGCTTTAGAAGTGATGGACTTCGGCCTAATCGCTGGGATGGGAATTGTTGGAATAAAATTTAGAGAAAATTTCATCTTTGTTCCCGAAGTTCTGGCCTGCGCACGTGCAATGAAAGCCGGAATGACCCACATCGAACCCATACTTTCAGCATCGGGAATCGAGCCAGTTGGAACTGTCGTTATGGGTACAGTTAAAGGCGATCTCCACGATATTGGGAAAAACCTTTGCATTATGATGTTGCGAGGGGCTGGATTCGTTGTCCACGATTTAGGTGTAGATACCTCGTTTGATGAGTTCATGGAAGCCGTAGAAGAACATGAAGCACGACTTATGGGAATGTCTGCTCTTCTTACAACCACTATGCCCTACATGGGCACTACCATAGAAGCATTCATCGACGAAGACATCCGTGACGACGTTAAGATAATGGTCGGAGGAGCACCAGTAACCCAGGAATTCGCAGATGACATGGGAGCAGATGGTTATGGGAAGGATGCACTGGCCTGTGTAGAGCTAGCAAAATCCCTGCTTGATGAAGCAGCAAGAGATACCAGCTTGTAA
- the acn gene encoding Aconitate hydratase A → MGGFRNRDRFGICQKLKIGDSTGLVYSLPALEEAGVGKISRLPICIRIILESLLRHHDEDRIVEEDISALANWEARKPTDREIPFIVSRIVLQDFTGVPLLVDLAAMRDAVRDLGGDPTEIEPLVPVDLVVDHSIQVDRFGTADAFVANLALEFQRNRERYQFLKWGQQAFETFRVIPPSMGIVHQINLEYLAEVVFAKKIANETVFYPDTVVGTDSHTTMINGLGVVGWGAGGIEAEAGMLGQPVYFLTPEVVGVNLFGTLREGVTATDLTLRVTELLRSENVVGKFVEFFGDGTANLPVADRATVANMTPENGGTIGYFPVDEKTLDYLRMSGRSEGKIEMVRDYFTAQGLFGSPRIGDIDYTRVLDLDLNTIRPSVAGPKRPQDRIEVPKLKQVFRDLLGNEVEQGGFGVSSERLEGRFPVFVKGGVEDTDDGNRTVSGVNIGHGSVLIAAITSCTNTSNPSVMIAAGLLAKKAVERGLKVQSFVKTSLAPGSRVVMEYLSETGLKDYLDNLGFNLVGYGCTTCIGNSGPLRPEIQSVLKEGEIVAASVLSGNRNFEARVHSAIKANFLMSPPLVVAYALAGRVDIDLTTEPLGVDKEGNPVYLREIWPSGEEVEEKISSGIRADMYRLKYSNMLNAGSEWESIHASHGTLYNWDMESTYIQKPPYFEALKKELSPIKELNCMRALAIVGDSVTTDHISPAGAIQRNSPSGKFLMDNGVEENEFNSFGSRRGNDRIMARGTFGNVRFKNLLAGGKEGGWTRLMPEGEIIPIFDAAKIYKERGTPLIVFAGCDYGMGSSRDWAAKGPMLLGVKAVVARSYERIHRSNLIGMGILPLEFIGNVSSCSLELDGSEEFSIVGLEDDLRPKDELTLVVKRCEGDLQKVRVIARIDTSIEVEYYRNGGILPYVLRAII, encoded by the coding sequence ATGGGAGGGTTTCGCAACCGAGACCGATTTGGAATTTGCCAAAAACTTAAGATTGGTGATTCCACGGGTTTAGTATATTCTCTGCCTGCTTTAGAAGAAGCGGGAGTAGGTAAAATCTCACGATTGCCTATTTGTATTCGAATCATTCTTGAATCATTGCTGAGACACCACGACGAAGATCGGATTGTAGAGGAGGATATTAGCGCACTCGCCAATTGGGAGGCCAGGAAGCCCACAGATCGAGAAATACCCTTTATCGTATCCCGAATCGTACTCCAGGATTTCACCGGTGTTCCGCTTTTGGTGGATTTAGCGGCGATGCGAGACGCAGTTCGGGATCTGGGGGGGGATCCTACCGAGATTGAGCCGTTGGTTCCTGTTGATCTGGTTGTTGACCATTCGATCCAAGTCGATCGGTTTGGAACAGCAGATGCATTTGTTGCAAATCTTGCGCTCGAATTCCAGAGGAATCGAGAGCGATATCAATTCCTGAAGTGGGGCCAACAGGCGTTTGAAACATTCCGTGTAATTCCACCATCCATGGGGATAGTGCACCAGATTAATCTGGAGTATCTAGCAGAAGTTGTGTTTGCAAAAAAAATTGCTAACGAAACGGTCTTTTACCCGGATACGGTAGTAGGAACAGATAGTCACACAACAATGATCAATGGTCTCGGTGTTGTTGGATGGGGTGCTGGAGGGATCGAGGCCGAGGCAGGTATGCTGGGGCAGCCGGTTTATTTTTTGACGCCAGAAGTTGTTGGTGTTAATCTTTTTGGAACTTTGCGGGAAGGTGTGACTGCTACCGATCTGACTCTTCGTGTTACAGAGCTTTTACGTAGTGAAAATGTGGTAGGGAAGTTTGTTGAATTCTTTGGAGATGGTACGGCTAACCTACCCGTAGCAGACAGAGCTACGGTTGCTAACATGACGCCTGAGAACGGTGGAACGATAGGATACTTTCCGGTGGACGAAAAAACACTGGACTACTTGAGGATGAGTGGGCGCTCCGAGGGCAAGATAGAAATGGTTCGAGACTATTTCACTGCTCAGGGACTTTTTGGTTCACCACGGATTGGCGATATCGATTACACGAGGGTATTGGACTTAGACTTAAATACAATCAGACCTTCAGTAGCTGGTCCTAAACGACCTCAAGACCGGATCGAGGTTCCAAAATTAAAGCAGGTGTTCCGAGATCTCTTAGGTAACGAAGTTGAACAAGGAGGTTTCGGTGTTTCCTCAGAGAGATTAGAGGGCCGGTTTCCGGTGTTTGTGAAAGGTGGAGTTGAGGACACTGATGACGGAAACAGAACTGTAAGTGGGGTAAATATTGGCCATGGTTCGGTACTGATAGCGGCGATTACTAGCTGCACCAACACCAGTAATCCAAGTGTTATGATTGCTGCCGGTTTACTGGCCAAAAAGGCTGTCGAGAGAGGTCTGAAAGTCCAATCCTTTGTAAAGACAAGCTTAGCTCCAGGTTCGAGGGTAGTGATGGAATATCTTTCTGAGACTGGCTTGAAGGATTACCTGGACAACCTTGGGTTCAACCTTGTCGGCTATGGGTGCACAACCTGCATAGGAAATAGCGGACCTCTCCGGCCGGAAATTCAGTCGGTTCTAAAAGAGGGTGAGATTGTTGCAGCCAGTGTTCTTTCAGGGAATCGTAATTTTGAAGCACGTGTTCATTCTGCAATAAAGGCGAATTTTTTGATGTCGCCGCCTCTTGTTGTTGCTTATGCCCTGGCTGGGCGAGTGGATATTGATTTAACAACCGAACCCCTTGGGGTTGATAAGGAGGGAAATCCAGTTTATTTACGCGAAATTTGGCCTTCTGGAGAGGAAGTTGAAGAAAAGATAAGTAGCGGCATTCGTGCTGATATGTACCGTTTGAAGTATTCAAATATGCTGAATGCAGGTTCGGAATGGGAAAGTATACATGCCTCTCACGGGACGCTCTACAATTGGGATATGGAAAGTACGTATATTCAAAAACCACCATATTTTGAGGCGCTTAAGAAAGAACTTAGTCCGATAAAAGAACTTAATTGCATGCGGGCTCTGGCAATAGTAGGGGATTCTGTTACGACGGATCATATTTCACCTGCTGGAGCTATCCAAAGAAACTCTCCTTCGGGAAAATTTCTGATGGATAATGGTGTCGAAGAGAATGAATTTAATTCCTTTGGATCTCGTAGAGGGAATGACCGAATAATGGCACGGGGAACTTTTGGAAATGTTCGTTTTAAAAACCTATTAGCAGGTGGGAAAGAGGGTGGATGGACTCGTCTGATGCCCGAAGGAGAGATCATTCCTATTTTCGATGCTGCCAAGATATACAAAGAGAGAGGAACTCCTCTCATCGTATTTGCTGGGTGCGACTATGGTATGGGAAGTTCGCGGGACTGGGCAGCAAAAGGACCCATGCTATTAGGGGTCAAGGCCGTTGTTGCTCGTAGTTATGAACGGATTCACCGTAGCAACTTGATCGGGATGGGGATTTTGCCACTTGAATTCATTGGGAACGTTTCTAGCTGTTCGCTCGAACTTGATGGTTCGGAAGAATTTTCAATTGTAGGATTAGAGGATGACCTACGCCCCAAGGACGAACTAACATTGGTAGTTAAAAGATGTGAAGGAGATCTCCAAAAGGTTAGGGTTATTGCTAGAATCGATACTTCAATTGAAGTTGAATACTACCGTAATGGGGGGATTCTTCCATACGTTCTTAGAGCAATTATATAA
- a CDS encoding Hydroxypyruvate reductase — MDTILASTVGRHHDYDAPFVKLLDEAGFKVRFSSNPNFSNGICSVEEAISELEGVSAVIAWGDSYPRDLLESLDGLRVIARAGVGFDKVDIKAATGCDIVVTVTPTANHAAVAEHAIALIFAVARKIIWSDKSVRKGEWATVSMVPLRGSTLGIVGLGRIGRDVAVRALGLDMRVIANEKFPDKEFVAEYGIELVEMDELLGQSDFITLHCPLAEETQGLINRGSLEMMKTGAFLINTARGGLVVEEDLIEALRLEKIAGAGLDVLEIEPANRNNPIFELDNVVLSPHHAGSDKLAVENMGIEAAQCIISLSRGEWPEKAVINSELGGNWQW, encoded by the coding sequence ATGGATACAATACTAGCGAGTACAGTAGGGAGGCATCATGACTACGATGCCCCGTTTGTGAAACTTCTCGATGAGGCAGGATTCAAGGTAAGGTTCTCTTCGAATCCGAATTTCTCAAATGGCATATGCAGCGTAGAAGAAGCAATTTCTGAATTGGAAGGTGTCTCTGCGGTCATAGCCTGGGGAGATAGCTATCCTCGCGATCTACTCGAATCTCTCGACGGGTTGCGGGTGATTGCACGAGCAGGAGTAGGTTTTGATAAGGTAGATATTAAGGCTGCGACTGGATGCGATATCGTAGTGACGGTGACTCCAACTGCGAATCATGCGGCTGTGGCTGAACATGCGATTGCATTGATTTTCGCTGTAGCAAGAAAGATTATCTGGTCGGATAAATCGGTGAGAAAAGGAGAGTGGGCTACAGTTTCAATGGTACCGCTGAGAGGGAGTACATTAGGAATTGTCGGTTTAGGTCGGATTGGTAGAGATGTCGCGGTTCGGGCTCTTGGTTTAGATATGCGGGTGATTGCAAACGAGAAATTTCCCGACAAGGAGTTTGTAGCAGAATATGGGATCGAATTGGTGGAGATGGACGAGCTTTTGGGGCAGTCTGATTTTATTACATTACACTGTCCTTTGGCGGAAGAGACCCAAGGTTTGATCAATCGAGGTTCTCTTGAGATGATGAAAACCGGAGCGTTCTTAATCAATACGGCACGAGGTGGTCTGGTGGTGGAAGAAGATCTCATAGAGGCCTTGCGATTGGAAAAAATCGCAGGTGCTGGCCTAGATGTCCTGGAAATAGAACCGGCTAATCGAAATAATCCCATCTTTGAACTTGATAATGTTGTCCTCAGTCCCCACCACGCGGGAAGTGATAAGTTGGCTGTCGAAAATATGGGAATCGAAGCTGCGCAATGTATCATAAGCTTATCTCGTGGAGAGTGGCCGGAGAAAGCAGTGATTAACAGCGAGCTTGGAGGAAATTGGCAGTGGTAG
- the helY gene encoding putative helicase HelY, producing the protein MDNFETSLKLPDLWQQDAIRHLRAGRDVVVDAPTGSGKTYILELFLEGGYRQDTIFTVPTRALANDKLLEWSSRNWEVGITTGDLTENIDAPLVVATLETQKRRFLDGAGPGLLVVDEFQMIGDPARGVNYELIIAMAPQTTQLLLLSGTVANPGHVVDWLKKLGRDPVLVSTSNRPVPLEEVYVEALPNRVPKHIKGYWPRLVAKTLMADMGPVLIFAPRRKASESIAREISAALPIDLPLELTAEQKRLAGPILSKLLRNRISFHHSGLTYRQRAGLVEPLAKNGQLRVVVATTGLAAGINFSLRSVFVTDREYRVGDRYFDIRPDELLQMFGRAGRRGLDSKGFILADPGKPRLKEGRQLLLKRTNQIEWPALLFVMHSAIEKKEKPDKAAADLTSRLFSSLDIPLGFDAFLKDAKNRCPVAPEPESRHVRQSVIEILNTQGKWERRKPTVRDSLGKALIFYKRTWIPALQHPSTVAGVRIGTICKLRGKNTIQYGREVSLSFIADDLTSGELILTKWLYRALRERKNELRIKNSIKRHNWTLKRLEQIIIPLLPTLTHGGSLDELVERNGFINARLDYSKAEAYLYVDSEGKFLLNPPEHKKNEEFDFSFREAYTESHSLESPVSSWFQLGLIDNKAVPTRRGEIFSFFNRAEGFAIATALEDPNYDIPEIIQHIVNLRAGHRFTDFESYSSRLGNTCRIASNGATYPGYLDKGKPIDYGDGAAEILTMHDQDPSGLAQVWKTEMLSGDIERVRLEWISLLNQITHSPNLKWDRWMQFKKEAQRILSKSTAKPPISNLPPLPLSQKQRYRCDHVLGR; encoded by the coding sequence ATGGACAACTTCGAAACGAGTCTAAAACTTCCTGATCTTTGGCAGCAAGATGCAATCCGCCATCTTAGGGCTGGCCGCGATGTGGTGGTCGACGCACCAACCGGATCTGGGAAGACTTATATTTTGGAGCTTTTTCTCGAAGGAGGATATCGCCAAGATACAATTTTTACAGTACCCACAAGAGCTCTAGCAAATGACAAGCTCCTGGAATGGAGTAGCAGAAACTGGGAAGTAGGGATCACAACAGGTGACCTGACTGAAAACATAGATGCCCCACTAGTTGTGGCGACATTAGAGACTCAGAAACGCCGGTTTCTAGATGGAGCTGGACCAGGATTACTCGTTGTGGACGAATTTCAAATGATCGGGGATCCAGCAAGGGGTGTCAACTATGAGCTTATAATCGCCATGGCACCCCAGACAACTCAACTTTTACTGCTCAGCGGTACAGTTGCGAATCCCGGACATGTAGTTGACTGGTTAAAAAAGCTTGGCCGTGATCCAGTTCTCGTTTCAACATCAAATAGACCTGTCCCGTTAGAGGAGGTGTACGTGGAAGCCCTTCCTAACCGAGTGCCCAAGCATATAAAGGGGTATTGGCCTCGGCTGGTAGCTAAAACATTGATGGCAGACATGGGGCCCGTCCTAATTTTTGCCCCTAGACGCAAAGCTAGCGAATCAATCGCAAGAGAAATATCAGCTGCACTACCTATTGACCTACCTCTCGAATTAACCGCCGAGCAGAAAAGACTCGCAGGGCCAATCCTTTCCAAACTTCTACGGAATCGAATTTCCTTTCATCATAGTGGACTAACCTATCGCCAACGAGCTGGTCTCGTAGAACCTCTTGCCAAAAATGGCCAACTGAGGGTTGTAGTTGCAACTACAGGATTAGCAGCCGGCATTAATTTTTCCCTTCGTTCTGTCTTCGTCACGGATCGGGAATATAGGGTGGGCGATCGTTATTTTGACATTAGACCCGACGAACTTCTTCAAATGTTTGGGCGTGCCGGCCGTCGCGGTCTGGACAGTAAGGGATTCATTCTCGCTGATCCCGGGAAACCTCGCCTCAAGGAAGGGCGACAACTACTTTTGAAACGAACAAATCAGATTGAGTGGCCAGCTCTTCTTTTTGTCATGCATTCAGCTATCGAGAAAAAAGAAAAGCCAGATAAAGCAGCAGCAGATTTAACGTCTCGACTATTCAGCAGCCTTGATATCCCGTTGGGTTTTGATGCATTCCTCAAGGACGCAAAGAACCGATGCCCAGTCGCGCCAGAACCAGAAAGTCGTCATGTCCGCCAATCCGTTATCGAAATTTTAAACACTCAAGGAAAATGGGAACGGCGAAAACCTACCGTTCGTGACTCTCTTGGGAAAGCCCTCATATTTTATAAGCGTACTTGGATCCCCGCACTACAACACCCCTCTACGGTGGCGGGAGTACGCATAGGAACTATCTGTAAACTAAGAGGAAAAAACACTATTCAATATGGAAGGGAGGTTTCTCTTTCCTTCATTGCGGACGACCTAACCAGTGGCGAACTTATTCTCACAAAGTGGCTCTATCGCGCTCTCCGAGAAAGAAAAAACGAACTTCGAATCAAGAACAGTATAAAACGTCATAATTGGACCCTGAAAAGATTGGAACAAATTATCATTCCCCTTTTGCCAACACTTACGCACGGGGGAAGTTTAGACGAACTAGTGGAACGCAATGGTTTCATCAATGCTCGACTCGATTACTCTAAAGCAGAGGCCTACCTCTATGTCGATTCGGAGGGTAAATTCCTTCTTAATCCACCAGAACATAAAAAAAACGAAGAGTTCGATTTTTCCTTTCGTGAAGCATATACCGAAAGCCATAGCTTAGAGTCTCCAGTATCCTCTTGGTTTCAACTTGGACTAATCGATAATAAAGCTGTTCCTACAAGAAGAGGTGAAATTTTCAGCTTTTTTAATCGGGCAGAGGGGTTTGCCATCGCCACAGCACTTGAGGATCCAAACTACGATATCCCTGAAATCATACAGCACATTGTTAATTTGCGGGCCGGGCATCGATTTACTGATTTTGAGTCTTACAGCAGTCGACTTGGGAATACCTGCCGTATTGCCTCTAATGGAGCGACTTATCCCGGTTATCTGGACAAAGGGAAACCTATCGACTACGGAGATGGAGCCGCTGAGATCTTGACCATGCATGATCAAGATCCATCAGGACTCGCTCAAGTTTGGAAAACCGAAATGCTCTCAGGTGACATAGAAAGAGTTAGACTAGAGTGGATAAGCTTATTGAATCAAATCACTCACTCTCCAAATCTCAAATGGGACAGGTGGATGCAGTTCAAGAAAGAAGCTCAAAGGATACTCTCTAAATCCACAGCCAAGCCACCAATCTCCAACTTGCCGCCGCTACCCCTATCCCAAAAACAACGTTACCGCTGCGATCATGTATTAGGAAGATAA
- the tyrS gene encoding Tyrosine--tRNA ligase, with translation MNQLEKITRNLEHLISEKELEERLREDRPLRIKLGIDPTRPDLTLGHMVVFNKLRDFQELGHQAVLIIGDFTTLVGDPSGRSSERPIVTKEEIEENSKTYLKQAFKILDEDKTIVRRNSEWFTEMNFESALDLARKMTVARMLERDDFSKRYKNRNPISIIEFLYPLLQGYDSIMVNSDIEIGGTDQLFNLLVGRTLQKEAGMLPQIVLTTPLLVGLDGVMKMSKSLDNFVAFNEAPKNIFGKIMSLNDNMMWDYFQLLLNTPKEKINRMKLGHPMKAKKDLALGITTILTDSSSAANELKSFETVFSKREVPEEMATYSWNQLSGDDSARLVDLIAATKLFPSRKEAKRLFEHGAVRLDSKKIVTPTHSINKPEKEIIIQAGKRVFFKIIG, from the coding sequence ATGAATCAATTGGAGAAGATCACTCGTAACCTTGAGCATTTGATTTCTGAAAAGGAACTGGAAGAGCGGCTTCGAGAGGATCGGCCACTGCGGATCAAACTAGGAATCGACCCAACCCGACCCGATCTAACACTGGGACATATGGTTGTATTTAATAAGCTTCGAGATTTTCAGGAACTCGGCCATCAAGCTGTTCTTATCATTGGCGACTTTACAACTCTCGTAGGTGATCCCTCAGGGCGATCAAGCGAACGTCCTATCGTTACAAAGGAAGAAATTGAGGAAAATTCTAAAACCTACCTAAAGCAAGCTTTCAAAATACTAGATGAAGACAAAACCATCGTTCGGCGAAACAGCGAATGGTTTACCGAAATGAATTTTGAATCTGCTCTCGATCTGGCTCGGAAAATGACCGTGGCTCGAATGCTCGAACGCGATGACTTCTCAAAACGTTATAAAAATAGAAATCCAATCTCTATTATCGAGTTTCTCTACCCTCTACTTCAGGGATACGATTCAATTATGGTCAACTCTGACATTGAAATTGGAGGAACCGATCAACTATTTAATCTTCTAGTCGGACGGACCTTACAGAAGGAAGCCGGCATGCTTCCTCAAATCGTTTTGACCACTCCTCTACTTGTTGGTCTGGACGGTGTTATGAAAATGTCTAAAAGCCTTGATAATTTTGTCGCTTTCAACGAGGCCCCCAAGAACATCTTTGGAAAGATCATGTCTTTGAATGACAATATGATGTGGGATTATTTCCAACTTCTCCTAAATACTCCAAAAGAGAAAATCAATAGGATGAAGTTGGGGCATCCTATGAAAGCTAAGAAAGATCTTGCTCTAGGAATTACAACAATTCTTACAGATAGCTCGTCAGCGGCTAATGAATTAAAAAGTTTTGAAACCGTTTTCAGTAAACGCGAGGTTCCAGAAGAAATGGCTACCTACTCCTGGAACCAACTTTCTGGCGATGATTCTGCCCGCTTGGTAGACCTGATCGCTGCCACAAAACTCTTCCCAAGTAGGAAGGAAGCTAAGAGGTTGTTCGAGCATGGCGCCGTGCGTTTGGACTCAAAAAAAATTGTCACCCCAACCCACTCCATCAATAAACCAGAGAAAGAAATCATCATTCAGGCAGGGAAACGGGTCTTCTTCAAAATAATAGGCTAG
- a CDS encoding Ferredoxin 1, whose protein sequence is MAYVITAPCVDCKYTSCAAVCPVEAFHEADDRLYINPDTCIDCDLCVPECPVEAIFQDSDVPDEWEEWIELNANGAPDLPVLNEEKEALKASNCVNPDAA, encoded by the coding sequence ATGGCATACGTAATCACTGCCCCTTGCGTTGACTGTAAATACACTAGTTGTGCTGCTGTTTGTCCGGTTGAAGCTTTTCACGAAGCTGACGATAGGCTGTATATAAACCCTGATACTTGTATCGATTGCGACCTCTGTGTCCCAGAGTGTCCTGTGGAAGCTATTTTTCAGGATAGCGACGTTCCGGATGAGTGGGAGGAGTGGATTGAACTGAACGCTAATGGAGCACCTGATCTTCCGGTCCTAAATGAGGAAAAGGAGGCCCTTAAAGCTTCGAATTGCGTTAATCCAGACGCCGCATAG